TTCCACCTCACGGTAATCGCGCAGTTCGAAACGCGCGCGCGAACCAGCCGGTGAAGCAGCAGCCCTCTGCATACTGTGCTCATGTTGCTCGGTGCTCAGGGTGACGCCGGTGACATCGGCCCCGAACGCCTCGGCTAGATATAGACAGAGGCCGCCCCATCCGGATCCGATGTCTAGAACTTTCAGTCCTGGCCGATCCAATTTCAGTTTCGCCGCGATATGCAGCTTCTTGCGTTCCTGTGCCACTTCCAGCGTATCGGCCGGATTCGCGAAATAGGCACAGGAGTATTGGCGGTCGGGATCGAGAAAGGTGTCGTAGAGCTCCGATGAGAGATCGTAATGATGCGCCACGTTCTGCCGTGCCCGGCCGATCGGGTTGGCCTGTTTCAGCCCCCTGCCCAGCCGTTCAAGCAAATCAATCCAGGGGTTGCTTCCGGAAGTGCCATAGTTGCGCGCCACCACGTCAAGAAAGTCGTAGAGACTGCCGTCCTCAATCACCAGCCGTCCGTCCATATAGGCTTCGCCGACCGACAGAGCCGGATTGAGGGCCAGGGTGTATTCGCTCGCTTTCGAGGTCAGGCGCAATGTGGCTACCGGAGGGGAACCGTCGCCGATCGCATGTGACACGCCGGCGGAATCGATAACGCAGAGACTGCCGTCCCGGACGATGGATCTGAGAATTGCTGCAAACATCATTTCGAGGGCTCGAACTTTGGTACATCGAGCAGCTGTATCCAGCTACTGTTCCAAGTGCGATGTTAGACACCAGCCGCGTTTTTGGCCCACGTGTGTTCAACTAACAATGCATATTAAGAAAGCTGATCTATGCGGGCAATCCTGCGTCGATTGTAGCGCACGACTTGGCCACTGCGGCGAAATGCAAAGGCAGGCCTTTAGCGCCCTTCTTTCCCAGTTCCGGCCATTAGCAGACGCGGCGGCCAGCCGCCAGCCCCCGCCGAAAGCCCCCCGCGATCACCGCGTCGGTCGTGACGAGGTCGCCGGACCCAGCGCACTCGCCCCGCAGGCGGGCGGGCGGGACCAAGCGGGCTGGCGAGCCGCGTCTGGCTGGTCACTGAACTGCCCCCCGGCATTCGCAAGACCGCTGCGCCAGCGGGACCCGTGGCAGGATTTCGGCCGCCGTTAGGGGTGTTGGCACACTCCGGCCTC
This Microbaculum marinisediminis DNA region includes the following protein-coding sequences:
- a CDS encoding cyclopropane-fatty-acyl-phospholipid synthase family protein, whose amino-acid sequence is MMFAAILRSIVRDGSLCVIDSAGVSHAIGDGSPPVATLRLTSKASEYTLALNPALSVGEAYMDGRLVIEDGSLYDFLDVVARNYGTSGSNPWIDLLERLGRGLKQANPIGRARQNVAHHYDLSSELYDTFLDPDRQYSCAYFANPADTLEVAQERKKLHIAAKLKLDRPGLKVLDIGSGWGGLCLYLAEAFGADVTGVTLSTEQHEHSMQRAAASPAGSRARFELRDYREVEGRFDRIVSVGMFEHVGKKNYAEFFTRVRDLLADDGVGLIHTIGYSDAPAPINPFMRKYIFPGADLPSLSEMVSAVEPTGLLVTDVEILRLHYAETLRHWRERFMARADDAAALYDERFVRMWEFYLVLCEIGFRRRTMVVFQMQLTRRIDVLPMTRDYIARTEENVVVGLPHENPPTKEHAEK